The Kitasatospora paranensis genome has a window encoding:
- the lpdA gene encoding dihydrolipoyl dehydrogenase: protein MSSHFDVVVLGAGPGGYTAAVRSAQLGLRTAVIETKYWGGVCLNVGCIPSKALLRNAELAHIFTKEAKTFGIKVEGSVSFDYREAYLRSRKVAEGRVAGIHYLTKKNGITEFDGWGTFVDDHTLQVSLTAGGVETVTFDHCIIAAGASTRLLPGTSLSERVVTYEEQILTDTLPESIVIAGAGAIGVEFAYVLHNYGVKVTIVEFLDRMVPLEDAEVSAELAKRYKRLGIEVLTSTRVDAIDDSDPNAKVRVTVTQKGEQKVLEADKVLQAIGFAPRTQGYGLEVTGVKLTERGAIAVDGRSRTNIPHIYAIGDVTAKLMLAHAAESMGVIAAETIAGAETMELDFVMIPRATYCQPQIASFGWTEAQAREQGFDVKVVKFPFTANGKAHGLGDAAGFVKLISDRKHGELLGAHLIGPEVTELLPELTLAQQWDLTVHEVARNVHAHPTLGEAVKEAVHGLAGHMINF from the coding sequence ATGAGCTCACACTTCGACGTCGTGGTCCTGGGTGCGGGCCCGGGCGGGTACACCGCCGCGGTCCGGTCCGCGCAGCTCGGGCTTCGCACGGCGGTCATCGAGACCAAGTACTGGGGCGGGGTCTGCCTGAACGTCGGCTGCATCCCGTCCAAGGCGCTGCTGCGCAACGCCGAGCTGGCGCACATCTTCACCAAGGAGGCCAAGACCTTCGGCATCAAGGTCGAGGGCTCGGTCAGCTTCGACTACCGCGAGGCGTACCTGCGCAGCCGCAAGGTGGCGGAGGGCCGGGTCGCCGGCATCCACTACCTGACGAAGAAGAACGGGATCACCGAGTTCGACGGCTGGGGCACCTTCGTCGACGACCACACCCTGCAGGTCTCGCTGACCGCGGGCGGCGTCGAGACGGTGACCTTCGACCACTGCATCATCGCGGCCGGTGCCAGCACCCGGCTGCTGCCCGGCACCTCGCTGAGCGAGCGGGTGGTGACGTACGAGGAGCAGATCCTCACCGACACCCTGCCGGAGAGCATCGTCATCGCCGGTGCGGGCGCGATCGGCGTCGAGTTCGCCTACGTGCTGCACAACTACGGCGTGAAGGTCACGATCGTCGAGTTCCTCGACCGGATGGTGCCGCTGGAGGACGCCGAGGTCTCGGCGGAGCTGGCGAAGCGGTACAAGCGCCTGGGCATCGAGGTGCTGACCTCCACCCGGGTGGACGCGATCGACGACTCCGACCCGAACGCCAAGGTGCGGGTGACCGTCACCCAGAAGGGCGAGCAGAAGGTGCTGGAGGCCGACAAGGTCCTCCAGGCGATCGGCTTCGCGCCCCGGACCCAGGGCTACGGCCTGGAGGTGACCGGGGTGAAGCTCACCGAGCGCGGCGCGATCGCGGTGGACGGCCGGAGCCGCACCAACATCCCGCACATCTACGCGATCGGCGACGTCACCGCGAAGCTGATGCTGGCGCACGCCGCCGAGTCGATGGGCGTCATCGCGGCGGAGACCATCGCGGGCGCGGAGACCATGGAGCTGGACTTCGTGATGATTCCGCGCGCCACCTACTGCCAGCCGCAGATCGCCAGCTTCGGCTGGACGGAGGCGCAGGCCCGCGAGCAGGGCTTCGACGTCAAGGTGGTGAAGTTCCCCTTCACCGCGAACGGCAAGGCGCACGGCCTGGGCGACGCCGCGGGCTTCGTGAAGCTGATCAGCGACCGGAAGCACGGCGAACTGCTCGGCGCGCACCTGATCGGCCCCGAGGTCACCGAACTGCTGCCGGAGCTGACGCTCGCCCAGCAGTGGGACCTCACCGTCCACGAGGTGGCCCGCAACGTGCACGCGCACCCGACGCTGGGCGAGGCGGTCAAGGAGGCCGTGCACGGCCTGGCCGGACACATGATCAACTTCTGA
- a CDS encoding MMPL family transporter, with protein sequence MSPSAKLAALPCGRRSKWIVLVVWLVLLIAAVPLAGKLTGAENNEATSWLPGNAESTEVLDAQRAFFPTDTAQAVVVYQRDSGITVADRAEAVRDAAAFAQAPHVAGPVIGPQVSADGKAMQTVVPIDIGTGGFNDLKPAVDSLRATAAENSLGMTTHVTGPAGIGADESEAFAGIDGTLLFATVAVVIILLLLTYRSPVLWLLPLLSAGIALFVAEAVIYLLAAHAGLTVNAQSAGILIVLVLGAGTDYALLLTARYREELRRHHDRHEAMAFALHRAGPAILASSATVIVSMLCLLVAEMNSTSGLGPVCAIGVLVALAAMLTLLPAALVIVGRWVFWPVRPAYGTAEPTRTGRWAHIGGWIGQRPRKVWIGTGLALAVCSLGLVSLNANGLSTADTFTNKPDSVVGQQVLVAHFPGGTGAPLTIVSTADGVARVRVTTATTPGVSGTTPPLVKNGQAIFQATLTDPPDSQAAKDTVDRVRSAVHAVPGAQARVGGNTAVILDAGRAASHDNRVVIPLVLVVVLLILGALLRAVVAPLVLIATVVLSYAAALGISVFVFTHLFHFAGQDNAFPLFVFVFLVALGIDYNIFLMTRVREEAAHRGTRAGAIAGLAATGGVITSAGLILASTFAVLGTLPVVAFTEIGFAVALGVLLDTLVVRSVLVTAITMDLDHRMWWPSRVGPRAESPPQVAVGSEHP encoded by the coding sequence ATGAGTCCGTCCGCCAAGCTCGCCGCGCTGCCGTGCGGCCGCCGCAGCAAGTGGATCGTGCTGGTCGTCTGGCTGGTGCTGCTGATCGCCGCCGTGCCGCTGGCCGGCAAGCTCACCGGCGCAGAGAACAACGAGGCCACCAGCTGGCTGCCGGGCAACGCGGAGTCGACCGAGGTGCTGGACGCCCAGCGGGCCTTCTTCCCGACCGACACCGCCCAGGCGGTGGTGGTCTATCAGCGCGACAGCGGCATCACCGTCGCGGACCGCGCCGAGGCCGTCCGGGACGCCGCCGCCTTCGCGCAGGCCCCGCACGTGGCCGGCCCCGTCATCGGCCCGCAGGTCTCGGCCGACGGCAAGGCGATGCAGACCGTCGTCCCGATCGACATCGGCACCGGCGGCTTCAACGACCTCAAGCCCGCCGTCGACTCGTTGCGGGCCACCGCCGCCGAGAACAGCCTCGGCATGACCACCCACGTCACCGGCCCGGCCGGCATCGGGGCCGACGAGTCGGAGGCCTTCGCGGGCATCGACGGCACCCTGCTGTTCGCCACCGTGGCCGTGGTGATCATCCTGCTGCTGCTCACCTACCGCAGCCCGGTGCTGTGGCTGCTGCCCCTGCTGTCGGCCGGCATCGCGCTGTTCGTCGCCGAGGCGGTCATCTACCTGCTGGCCGCGCACGCCGGGCTGACCGTCAACGCGCAGAGCGCCGGCATCCTGATCGTCCTGGTCCTCGGCGCCGGCACCGACTACGCGCTGCTGCTCACCGCCCGCTACCGGGAGGAGCTGCGCAGACACCACGACCGCCACGAGGCGATGGCGTTCGCCCTGCACCGGGCCGGCCCGGCGATCCTGGCCAGCTCCGCCACGGTGATCGTCTCCATGCTCTGCCTGCTGGTCGCCGAGATGAACTCCACCAGCGGCCTCGGGCCGGTCTGCGCGATCGGCGTCCTGGTGGCGCTCGCCGCCATGCTCACCCTGCTGCCCGCCGCGCTGGTGATCGTCGGCCGCTGGGTGTTCTGGCCGGTCCGCCCGGCGTACGGCACCGCGGAGCCCACCCGCACCGGGCGCTGGGCGCACATCGGCGGCTGGATCGGGCAACGCCCCCGCAAGGTCTGGATCGGCACCGGCCTCGCGCTCGCGGTCTGCAGCCTCGGCCTGGTCTCGCTGAACGCCAACGGGCTGTCCACCGCCGACACCTTCACCAACAAGCCGGACTCGGTGGTCGGCCAGCAGGTGCTGGTCGCGCACTTCCCGGGCGGCACCGGTGCGCCGCTGACGATCGTCTCCACCGCCGACGGCGTCGCCCGGGTGCGGGTCACCACCGCCACCACCCCCGGCGTGTCCGGGACGACCCCGCCGCTGGTCAAGAACGGCCAGGCGATCTTCCAGGCGACGCTGACCGACCCGCCGGACAGCCAGGCCGCCAAGGACACCGTCGACCGGGTCCGCAGCGCCGTGCACGCCGTGCCCGGAGCCCAGGCCCGGGTGGGCGGCAACACCGCGGTGATCCTGGACGCCGGCCGGGCCGCCTCGCACGACAACCGGGTGGTCATCCCGCTGGTGCTGGTCGTCGTCCTGCTGATCCTCGGGGCCCTGCTGCGCGCCGTGGTGGCACCGTTGGTGCTGATCGCCACCGTGGTGCTCTCCTACGCCGCCGCGCTGGGCATCAGCGTCTTCGTCTTCACCCACCTCTTCCACTTCGCCGGGCAGGACAACGCCTTCCCGCTGTTCGTGTTCGTCTTCCTGGTCGCGCTCGGCATCGACTACAACATCTTCCTGATGACCCGGGTGCGGGAGGAGGCCGCGCACCGCGGGACGCGCGCGGGCGCGATCGCCGGCCTGGCCGCCACCGGCGGCGTCATCACCTCGGCCGGGCTGATCCTCGCCTCCACCTTCGCGGTGCTCGGCACCCTGCCGGTGGTCGCCTTCACCGAGATCGGTTTCGCGGTGGCCCTCGGCGTACTGCTGGACACCCTGGTCGTGCGCTCGGTGCTGGTCACCGCCATCACCATGGACCTCGACCACCGGATGTGGTGGCCCAGCCGGGTCGGCCCCCGGGCGGAGTCCCCGCCGCAGGTCGCGGTCGGCTCCGAACACCCGTGA
- a CDS encoding metallophosphoesterase translates to MANDRVRTWSDWFENNTRSARHRPWMPAAGNHENELGNGPLGYGAYQAYFTLPDAGADEQLHGLWYAFTAGAVRVISLHNDDVAYQDGGNSYVHGYSGGAQERWLERELAAADADPGIDWIVVCMHQVVISTADRFNGADLGIRERWVPLFDRYGVDLVVCGHEHHYERSHPIRGQQPTDTRTPIPVATATDVIDTTRGTVHMVIGGGGTSAPSNQLFFSPARARVITGVGAPDPATGKRPPQYVLEDAPGRPSGTPTTPTASRRSPSTRATAGPTPPSPSPTTPSAGRSATCCRSTGSP, encoded by the coding sequence CTGGCGAACGACCGGGTCCGCACCTGGTCCGACTGGTTCGAGAACAACACCCGCTCGGCCCGCCACCGCCCGTGGATGCCCGCCGCCGGCAACCACGAGAACGAACTCGGCAACGGCCCGCTCGGCTACGGCGCCTACCAGGCCTACTTCACCCTCCCGGACGCCGGCGCCGACGAGCAGCTGCACGGCCTCTGGTACGCCTTCACCGCCGGCGCCGTCCGGGTGATCAGCCTCCACAACGACGACGTCGCCTACCAGGACGGCGGCAACTCCTACGTCCACGGGTACTCCGGCGGCGCCCAGGAGCGCTGGCTGGAGCGCGAGCTCGCCGCGGCCGACGCCGACCCGGGGATCGACTGGATCGTGGTCTGCATGCACCAGGTGGTGATCTCCACCGCGGACCGCTTCAACGGCGCCGACCTCGGTATCCGCGAACGCTGGGTGCCGCTGTTCGACCGGTACGGGGTCGACCTGGTGGTCTGCGGGCACGAGCACCACTACGAGCGCTCCCACCCCATCCGCGGCCAGCAGCCCACCGACACCCGCACCCCGATCCCGGTCGCCACCGCCACGGACGTCATCGACACCACCCGGGGCACCGTCCACATGGTGATCGGCGGCGGCGGCACCTCGGCCCCGTCCAACCAGCTGTTCTTCAGCCCCGCCCGGGCCCGGGTCATCACCGGCGTCGGCGCCCCCGACCCGGCCACCGGCAAGCGGCCGCCGCAGTACGTGCTGGAGGACGCCCCTGGTCGGCCGTCCGGGACGCCGACCACTCCTACGGCTTCGCGGCGTTCACCGTCGACCCGGGCCACGGCCGGGCCGACACCACCATCGCCGTCACCTACTACGCCGTCAGCGGGCCGTTCGGCGACCTGCTGCCGGTCGACCGGTTCACCCTGA
- a CDS encoding FAD-dependent monooxygenase, with translation MNRTADGRLPVLIVGGSLVGLSMSLFLGRLGVPHLLVEKHSGTSHHPRGRGNNVRTMELFRVAGVEPAIREAASVLAENHGILQADTLTGSDQEWLFKEIDPGGALKRFSPSGWCLCSQNDLEPVLLQHAKSLTGELRFSTELLSFEQDADGVTALLRNRETGEEQTVRAQYLVAADGPRSPVRERLGIGQTGPGDLFHNVSITFRAERLAEVVGERRFIACYLTDPQGAGALLPVDNRAHWVFHAPWHPERGEALEEFTDERCIAHIRAAAGVPDLEVEITGRAPWHAAQRVAERYRVGRVFLAGDSAHEMSPTGAFGSNTGIQDAHNLAWKLAAVIGGWAGPGLLESYGRERRPVAVATGERATARSAEHRHPGYDVTPGTGRQRGVLAVALGYRYPAGAVVGADPDGPAVPENFAADGSPGGRAPHVALRRAGVSISTLDLFETVPVLLAGPDAHAWHGAAELVGKRLGVPLTAYRVGTGTEHELAPEADADFTAAYGIAADGAVLVRPDGFVAWRSADAARDPETELTRALEAVLCLR, from the coding sequence ATGAACCGAACCGCCGACGGCCGGCTGCCCGTCCTGATCGTGGGCGGCTCCCTGGTGGGCCTGTCCATGTCCCTCTTCCTGGGACGGCTGGGGGTGCCCCACCTGCTGGTGGAGAAGCACTCCGGCACCTCGCACCACCCGCGCGGGCGTGGCAACAACGTCCGGACGATGGAGCTGTTCCGCGTGGCGGGGGTGGAGCCGGCGATCCGCGAGGCCGCGTCCGTGCTCGCCGAGAACCACGGCATCCTGCAGGCCGACACGCTCACCGGCTCCGACCAGGAGTGGCTGTTCAAGGAGATCGACCCGGGCGGCGCGCTGAAGCGCTTCAGCCCGTCCGGCTGGTGCCTGTGCAGCCAGAACGACCTGGAGCCCGTCCTGCTGCAGCACGCGAAGTCGCTCACCGGCGAGCTGCGGTTCTCCACCGAGCTGCTCTCCTTCGAGCAGGACGCCGACGGGGTGACGGCCCTGCTCCGCAACCGGGAGACCGGCGAGGAGCAGACCGTGCGGGCCCAGTACCTGGTGGCGGCCGACGGCCCGCGCAGCCCCGTCCGGGAGCGGCTGGGGATCGGCCAGACCGGCCCCGGCGACCTGTTCCACAACGTGTCGATCACCTTCCGGGCGGAGCGGCTGGCCGAGGTGGTGGGTGAACGGCGCTTCATCGCCTGCTACCTGACGGACCCGCAGGGCGCTGGTGCGCTGCTCCCGGTGGACAACCGGGCGCACTGGGTCTTCCACGCGCCGTGGCACCCGGAGCGGGGCGAGGCGCTGGAGGAGTTCACCGACGAGCGCTGCATCGCGCACATCCGGGCCGCCGCGGGCGTGCCCGACCTGGAGGTGGAGATCACCGGCCGGGCGCCGTGGCACGCGGCGCAGCGGGTCGCCGAGCGGTACCGGGTGGGCCGGGTGTTCCTGGCCGGCGACTCGGCGCACGAGATGTCGCCGACCGGCGCGTTCGGCTCGAACACCGGCATCCAGGACGCGCACAACCTGGCCTGGAAGCTGGCGGCGGTGATCGGCGGCTGGGCCGGACCCGGCCTGCTGGAGTCGTACGGGCGCGAGCGGCGGCCGGTGGCGGTGGCGACCGGCGAGCGGGCGACGGCGCGTTCGGCGGAGCACCGCCACCCGGGGTACGACGTGACGCCGGGCACCGGCCGCCAGCGCGGCGTGCTCGCGGTGGCCCTGGGCTACCGCTACCCGGCGGGCGCGGTCGTGGGCGCGGACCCGGACGGGCCGGCGGTGCCGGAGAACTTCGCGGCGGACGGCTCGCCGGGCGGGCGGGCGCCGCACGTGGCGCTGCGCCGGGCTGGGGTGTCCATCTCCACGCTGGACCTGTTCGAGACGGTGCCGGTGCTGCTGGCCGGCCCGGACGCGCACGCCTGGCACGGTGCGGCGGAGCTGGTCGGCAAGCGGCTCGGTGTGCCGCTGACGGCGTACCGGGTCGGTACCGGGACCGAGCACGAGCTCGCGCCGGAGGCGGACGCGGACTTCACCGCCGCGTACGGGATCGCTGCGGACGGCGCCGTGCTGGTGCGTCCGGACGGGTTCGTCGCCTGGCGGTCGGCGGACGCGGCGCGGGACCCGGAGACGGAGCTGACCCGGGCCCTGGAGGCGGTGCTCTGCCTGCGCTGA
- a CDS encoding SchA/CurD-like domain-containing protein, with product MTTLTEPVSDQSTALDVPRLRVVLMCDVMAGEQDRFLRAYEQLRHQVAAVPGHVSDQLCQSIEDPSQWLITSEWESAQPFLSWVDSEAHREMVKPLHGCVRDTRSLRFSIMRETAGDYTYDGPDPVADGTVRHALTFTVKPGSEAEVARILAGYTSPKARVDAHTRLLRTSLFMQGNRVVRAVEVSGDLGAALRHVAQQPEVRAVEEAINPYLEEARDLNNPDSARAFFMRAALPAVHHIASSGKPSGAVHRYALRYPVRPGHGAAAAGLLARQDRLAVEERTALVASTVFHRDDVVVRVIDLAVPAEAEPALALGVVGPRAAGVLARLVELDEHHDLRTSAGITRCLSDIGMQLVTDRSAQDA from the coding sequence ATGACGACCCTCACCGAACCCGTGTCCGACCAGAGCACCGCCCTCGACGTCCCGCGGCTGCGCGTCGTCCTGATGTGCGACGTCATGGCGGGCGAGCAGGACCGCTTCCTGCGCGCCTACGAGCAGTTGCGGCACCAGGTCGCCGCCGTCCCCGGCCACGTCAGCGACCAGCTGTGCCAGTCCATCGAGGACCCGTCCCAGTGGCTGATCACCAGCGAGTGGGAGAGCGCCCAGCCGTTCCTGTCCTGGGTGGACAGCGAGGCGCACCGCGAGATGGTCAAGCCGCTGCACGGCTGCGTGCGCGACACCCGTTCGCTGCGCTTCAGCATCATGCGGGAGACCGCGGGCGACTACACCTACGACGGCCCGGACCCGGTCGCGGACGGCACCGTCCGGCACGCCCTGACCTTCACCGTGAAGCCCGGCAGCGAGGCCGAGGTCGCCCGGATCCTGGCCGGCTACACCTCGCCCAAGGCCCGGGTCGACGCGCACACCCGGCTCCTGCGCACCTCGCTGTTCATGCAGGGCAACCGGGTCGTCCGGGCCGTCGAGGTCTCCGGCGACCTCGGGGCGGCGCTGCGCCACGTCGCCCAGCAGCCGGAGGTACGGGCGGTCGAGGAGGCCATCAACCCGTACCTGGAGGAGGCCCGGGACCTGAACAACCCCGACTCGGCACGCGCCTTCTTCATGCGTGCCGCGCTGCCGGCGGTGCACCACATCGCGTCCTCCGGCAAGCCCTCCGGCGCCGTCCACCGGTACGCGCTGCGCTACCCGGTGCGGCCCGGCCACGGCGCCGCCGCGGCCGGCCTGCTGGCCCGTCAGGACCGGCTCGCCGTCGAGGAGCGCACCGCGCTGGTGGCGAGCACCGTCTTCCACCGCGACGACGTGGTCGTCCGGGTGATCGACCTGGCCGTGCCGGCCGAAGCCGAGCCGGCGCTCGCCCTCGGCGTGGTCGGCCCCCGCGCGGCCGGCGTGCTCGCCCGCCTCGTCGAGCTGGACGAGCACCACGACCTGCGCACCTCGGCGGGGATCACGCGCTGCCTGTCCGACATCGGCATGCAGCTGGTCACCGACCGGTCGGCCCAGGACGCCTGA
- a CDS encoding beta-ketoacyl-[acyl-carrier-protein] synthase family protein, with product MTRRVVVTGLGVVAPGGNGVPAFWDLLTAGRTATRGITFFDPAQFRSRIAGECDFDPYAAGLDADQVARSDRYIQFALAAAAEAVRDAGLDLAAEDPWRIGVSLGTAVGGTTRLEHDYVGVSAHGARWDVDHRAADPHLHRAFTPATLASAVAEQAGAQGPVQTVSTGCTSGLDAVGYALQAVEDGRVDICVAGASDSPISPITVACFDAIKATSERNDDPEHASRPFDAGRDGFVLGEGGAVLLLEEYEHARRRGARIHCEIGGFATFGNAYHMTGLTQEGREMSEAIDSALAHARLNASDIDYVNAHGSGTKQNDRHETAAVKRSLGAHAYRTPMSSIKSMVGHSLGAIGAIELVACALALAHGVVPPTANYETPDPECDLDYVPRTARQIPLRHVLSVGSGFGGFQSAVVLSREGART from the coding sequence GTGACGCGGCGGGTGGTGGTCACCGGGCTCGGCGTGGTCGCGCCCGGCGGCAACGGGGTCCCGGCCTTCTGGGACCTGCTCACCGCGGGCCGGACCGCGACCCGCGGCATCACCTTCTTCGACCCCGCGCAGTTCCGCTCCCGGATCGCCGGCGAGTGCGACTTCGACCCGTACGCGGCCGGGCTGGACGCCGACCAGGTGGCCCGCTCCGACCGGTACATCCAGTTCGCGCTGGCCGCCGCCGCGGAGGCGGTCCGCGACGCCGGCCTCGACCTCGCCGCCGAGGACCCGTGGCGGATCGGCGTCTCGCTCGGCACCGCCGTCGGCGGCACCACCCGGCTGGAGCACGACTACGTCGGCGTCAGCGCGCACGGTGCCCGCTGGGACGTCGACCACCGGGCCGCCGATCCGCACCTGCACCGGGCGTTCACCCCGGCCACGCTGGCCTCGGCCGTCGCCGAACAGGCCGGCGCCCAGGGCCCGGTGCAGACCGTCTCCACCGGCTGCACCTCCGGCCTGGACGCGGTCGGGTACGCCCTGCAGGCGGTCGAGGACGGCCGGGTCGACATCTGCGTCGCGGGAGCCTCCGACTCGCCGATCTCCCCGATCACGGTCGCCTGCTTCGACGCCATCAAGGCGACCTCCGAGCGCAACGACGACCCGGAGCACGCCTCCCGGCCGTTCGACGCCGGCCGGGACGGCTTCGTCCTCGGCGAGGGCGGCGCCGTGCTCCTCCTCGAGGAGTACGAGCACGCCCGCCGCCGCGGGGCGCGGATCCACTGCGAGATCGGCGGGTTCGCCACCTTCGGCAACGCGTACCACATGACCGGGCTCACCCAGGAGGGCCGGGAGATGTCGGAGGCGATCGACAGCGCCCTCGCCCACGCCCGGCTGAACGCCTCGGACATCGACTACGTCAACGCGCACGGCTCGGGCACCAAGCAGAACGACCGGCACGAGACGGCCGCCGTCAAGCGGTCGCTGGGCGCCCACGCCTACCGGACACCGATGAGCTCCATCAAGTCGATGGTCGGGCACTCGCTCGGCGCCATCGGAGCGATCGAACTGGTGGCCTGCGCCCTCGCGCTGGCCCACGGCGTGGTGCCGCCCACCGCCAACTACGAGACCCCGGACCCGGAGTGCGACCTGGACTACGTGCCCAGGACGGCCCGCCAGATACCGCTGCGCCACGTGCTCTCGGTCGGCAGCGGCTTCGGCGGCTTCCAGTCCGCGGTCGTGCTCAGCAGAGAGGGGGCACGGACATGA
- a CDS encoding beta-ketoacyl synthase N-terminal-like domain-containing protein — translation MTRARPDRRTVVTGIGVIAPNGVGADDFWKATREGAAVLGPITREGCGQLPLRVAGEIRGFDPERTVEGRYLVQTDRFSHYAMAAADLALEDARYRPDENAPFSTGVVTAAGSGGGEFGQRELQNLWGQGSRFVGPYQSIAWFYAASTGQISIRGGFKGPCGVVASDEAGGLDALAHASRSIARGTDTVVVGGAEAPLAPYSMVCQLGYPELSLVEDPARAYLPFTREANGFVPAEGGAMFVLEDERTARRRGARIRAEVAGHAATFTGASRWAESRHGLAHAIRQALEQARCAPDEVDVVFADALGVPEADLAEVQALADALGAHAGRVPVTAPKTGTGRAYCGAPLLDTAAAVLAMEQGFVPPTPNVADPAHDLDLVCGYGRTAELRTALVLSRGLMGSNAALVLRAGGGRPS, via the coding sequence ATGACCCGAGCCCGACCGGACCGGCGGACGGTGGTGACCGGCATCGGGGTGATCGCACCCAACGGTGTCGGAGCCGACGACTTCTGGAAGGCCACCCGCGAGGGTGCCGCCGTCCTCGGTCCGATCACCCGCGAGGGCTGCGGGCAGCTGCCGCTGCGCGTGGCCGGCGAGATCCGCGGCTTCGACCCGGAGCGGACGGTCGAGGGCCGCTACCTCGTCCAGACCGACCGGTTCAGCCACTACGCGATGGCCGCCGCCGACCTCGCGCTGGAGGACGCCCGGTACCGGCCGGACGAGAACGCGCCGTTCTCCACCGGCGTGGTCACCGCGGCCGGCTCCGGCGGCGGCGAGTTCGGCCAGCGCGAGCTCCAGAACCTCTGGGGCCAGGGCTCGCGCTTCGTCGGCCCGTACCAGTCGATCGCCTGGTTCTACGCCGCCAGCACCGGCCAGATCTCCATCCGCGGCGGCTTCAAGGGCCCGTGCGGGGTCGTCGCCAGCGACGAGGCCGGCGGGCTGGACGCGCTGGCGCACGCGTCCCGGAGCATCGCCCGCGGCACGGACACCGTGGTGGTCGGCGGCGCCGAGGCGCCCCTGGCCCCGTACTCGATGGTCTGCCAGCTCGGCTACCCCGAGCTCAGCCTCGTCGAGGACCCGGCCCGCGCCTACCTGCCGTTCACCCGGGAGGCCAACGGCTTCGTCCCGGCGGAGGGCGGCGCCATGTTCGTCCTGGAGGACGAGCGGACGGCACGCCGGCGCGGCGCCAGGATCAGGGCCGAGGTGGCCGGGCACGCCGCCACTTTCACCGGCGCCTCGCGGTGGGCGGAGTCCCGGCACGGACTCGCCCACGCCATCCGCCAGGCCCTGGAACAGGCCCGCTGCGCACCGGACGAGGTCGACGTGGTCTTCGCGGACGCCCTCGGCGTCCCGGAGGCCGACCTCGCCGAGGTGCAGGCGCTCGCCGACGCGCTCGGCGCGCACGCCGGCCGGGTGCCCGTCACGGCCCCCAAGACCGGGACGGGCCGGGCCTATTGCGGTGCGCCGCTGCTGGACACGGCCGCCGCGGTGCTCGCCATGGAACAGGGCTTCGTGCCGCCCACCCCGAACGTCGCCGACCCGGCCCACGACCTCGACCTGGTCTGCGGCTACGGCCGCACGGCCGAGCTGCGCACCGCCCTGGTGCTCAGCCGGGGGCTGATGGGCTCGAACGCGGCCCTGGTGCTGCGCGCCGGCGGCGGCCGGCCGTCCTGA
- a CDS encoding acyl carrier protein produces the protein MNHRLTHAELAALIRARAGIAVAPEQLERPDATFEEFGVDSLALLGIVGELENQFGSPIVPGAEMSKTPQDFLDAVNSSVKTGA, from the coding sequence ATGAACCACCGCCTCACCCACGCCGAACTGGCCGCGCTGATCCGCGCCCGGGCCGGCATCGCGGTCGCCCCCGAGCAGTTGGAGCGCCCCGACGCCACCTTCGAGGAGTTCGGCGTCGACTCGCTCGCACTGCTCGGCATCGTCGGCGAACTGGAGAACCAGTTCGGCAGCCCGATCGTCCCCGGCGCGGAGATGTCCAAGACCCCGCAGGACTTCCTCGACGCCGTCAACTCCTCCGTCAAGACGGGAGCCTGA
- a CDS encoding SRPBCC family protein, which translates to MPGHTDNEILINAPLDLVWDVTNDLENWPQLFSEYASVEVLDRVGPKTTFRLTMHPDENGTVWSWVSERETDRPGLTVKARRVEPGPFEFMNIRWEYTEHPGGTLMRWIQDFAMKPTAPVDDHGMTNHINRNSRVQMELIRDKVELRAGKE; encoded by the coding sequence ATGCCCGGCCACACCGACAACGAGATCCTCATCAACGCGCCGCTCGACCTGGTCTGGGACGTCACCAACGACCTGGAGAACTGGCCGCAGCTGTTCAGCGAGTACGCCTCCGTCGAGGTGCTCGACCGGGTGGGCCCGAAGACGACCTTCCGGCTCACCATGCACCCGGACGAGAACGGCACGGTCTGGAGCTGGGTGTCCGAGCGGGAGACCGACCGCCCGGGCCTGACGGTCAAGGCGCGGCGGGTCGAGCCCGGTCCGTTCGAGTTCATGAACATCCGCTGGGAGTACACCGAGCACCCGGGCGGCACCCTGATGCGCTGGATCCAGGACTTCGCGATGAAGCCCACCGCGCCGGTCGACGACCACGGGATGACCAACCACATCAACCGCAACTCGCGGGTCCAGATGGAGCTCATCCGGGACAAGGTCGAGCTGCGGGCGGGCAAGGAGTGA
- a CDS encoding TcmI family type II polyketide cyclase, with the protein MHRSLIVARMRPGSSEDIAGIFADSDRGELPGLIGVTGRSLFQFGDLYLHLIEAERPPGPAVAEHVRHPEFRLVSDRLLSHVQAYDPDTWREPKDAMAREFYRWERAAG; encoded by the coding sequence ATGCACCGTTCGCTGATCGTCGCCCGGATGCGCCCCGGGTCGTCCGAGGACATCGCCGGCATCTTCGCGGACTCCGACCGCGGTGAGCTGCCCGGACTGATCGGGGTCACCGGCCGGAGCCTGTTCCAGTTCGGCGACCTGTACCTGCACCTGATCGAGGCCGAGCGCCCGCCCGGCCCGGCCGTTGCCGAGCACGTCCGCCACCCCGAGTTCCGCCTGGTCAGCGACCGGCTCCTGTCCCATGTCCAGGCGTACGACCCGGACACCTGGCGGGAGCCCAAGGACGCCATGGCGCGGGAGTTCTACCGCTGGGAGCGGGCTGCGGGCTGA